A window of the Desulfobacula toluolica Tol2 genome harbors these coding sequences:
- the lpxK gene encoding tetraacyldisaccharide 4'-kinase, protein MRFSESYSRWSVLILFEKWLNKLEQRVGYISTRNYQPGIFSFECFLVGISYLYGLGVRFRIWLYQKGILKQKKLPCFVISVGNIVVGGAGKTPMAIYLAKVLKDMGKQPVVVSRGYKGKYKTDAVIVSDGDRIFSNAETSGDEPFMMAQRRAFPVVVGKDRFKAGIQAIAAFSPDVIILDDGFQHLKLKRDLDLLLLDYENPLGNKRFLPAGRLRETPEISSKRADSLIFTRSPDNDKITGGVKNILRYFPDCPWFKTFHTPFIVKHIVHDENLKQDIKDVAGLKGKKVFLFSGLAKNRSFNHSMKECCVNVVDHLEFKDHYRYKDSDILMINTLAKKVGAGLILTTEKDWAKLDPGITWALDLIVIGIQIEFEDPQGFEFLLNSRLKK, encoded by the coding sequence GTGCGGTTCAGCGAATCATACAGCAGATGGAGTGTCTTGATATTGTTTGAGAAGTGGTTGAATAAATTAGAACAAAGAGTCGGGTATATTTCAACCCGCAATTATCAACCCGGGATATTTTCTTTTGAGTGCTTTTTGGTTGGAATTTCATATCTATATGGTTTGGGGGTAAGGTTTCGCATCTGGCTTTATCAGAAGGGGATTTTGAAACAAAAAAAGTTGCCGTGTTTTGTGATTTCCGTTGGGAATATTGTTGTCGGGGGAGCGGGAAAAACACCCATGGCCATCTATTTGGCAAAAGTTTTAAAAGACATGGGAAAACAACCGGTTGTTGTCAGCCGAGGGTATAAAGGCAAATATAAAACCGACGCCGTGATTGTTTCCGATGGTGACCGGATCTTTTCCAATGCTGAAACCTCAGGGGATGAACCGTTTATGATGGCCCAAAGAAGAGCCTTCCCCGTGGTGGTGGGTAAAGACCGGTTCAAGGCCGGAATACAAGCCATTGCTGCATTTTCTCCTGATGTTATTATCCTTGATGATGGGTTTCAGCATTTGAAACTGAAAAGAGATCTTGATCTGTTGCTGCTGGATTATGAAAATCCTTTGGGTAACAAGCGGTTTCTTCCCGCCGGTCGATTGAGGGAAACCCCTGAAATTTCATCAAAAAGAGCAGACTCACTCATTTTCACAAGAAGTCCTGATAATGATAAAATCACAGGGGGTGTGAAAAATATTTTACGGTATTTTCCTGATTGCCCATGGTTTAAAACTTTTCATACCCCTTTTATCGTTAAACACATTGTCCATGACGAAAATTTAAAACAGGATATCAAAGATGTTGCCGGCTTAAAGGGAAAAAAGGTATTCTTGTTTTCAGGGCTTGCCAAAAACAGGTCTTTTAATCATTCCATGAAAGAATGCTGTGTTAATGTTGTGGATCATCTTGAATTCAAAGACCATTACAGATATAAAGACTCTGATATTTTAATGATTAACACATTAGCAAAAAAAGTTGGTGCCGGCCTTATTCTAACAACGGAAAAGGATTGGGCAAAACTTGATCCCGGTATAACATGGGCATTGGATTTGATTGTGATCGGTATCCAAATAGAGTTTGAAGATCCTCAAGGGTTTGAGTTTTTATTGAATTCAAGGTTGAAAAAATAA
- a CDS encoding ATP-grasp domain-containing protein: MDKRPIALGARLKQYPAIQTLGFKPDFQAYSAQEQQIILNAKKIYYPTAFYADLFNAMGKETFPSFHTYKFTLDKIKQTAVFNMLGIPHPKTKIFYGKKQKQTILDFFDFPFIAKKARGSARGAGVYLIQNRDNLSHYLKDKEPAYIQEYLPIDRDMRIIIIGNQIRLAYWRIADPDNFKTNISQGGTASFDPLPSKALDLALITASKCGWDDVGIDIIEHDSNFYVLEGNMKYGTKGFCLAGINYKKMLANLIVEGRI; this comes from the coding sequence TTGGATAAACGACCGATTGCTCTGGGAGCAAGGTTAAAACAATACCCGGCAATTCAAACTCTTGGGTTTAAACCCGATTTCCAGGCCTATTCCGCTCAAGAGCAACAGATTATTTTGAATGCAAAAAAAATCTATTATCCCACAGCTTTTTATGCAGACCTGTTTAATGCCATGGGAAAAGAGACATTCCCCAGTTTCCATACCTATAAATTTACCCTGGACAAGATAAAACAGACCGCAGTATTTAACATGCTTGGCATTCCCCATCCAAAGACAAAAATTTTTTACGGAAAAAAACAAAAACAGACCATCCTTGATTTTTTTGATTTTCCATTTATTGCAAAAAAAGCAAGGGGATCTGCAAGAGGTGCCGGTGTTTACCTGATTCAAAACAGAGATAACCTTTCACACTATTTAAAGGACAAAGAACCAGCCTATATTCAAGAATATCTGCCCATTGACCGGGATATGCGAATCATAATTATCGGCAATCAAATACGGCTTGCCTATTGGCGCATTGCCGACCCGGACAATTTTAAAACCAATATTTCCCAGGGCGGGACTGCAAGTTTTGACCCCCTGCCCTCCAAAGCCCTTGATCTTGCACTTATAACGGCTTCAAAATGCGGATGGGACGATGTCGGAATAGATATTATTGAACATGACAGCAATTTCTATGTCCTGGAAGGCAACATGAAATACGGAACAAAAGGTTTTTGCCTCGCCGGTATCAATTATAAAAAGATGCTGGCAAACCTCATCGTGGAAGGCAGGATTTAA
- the lptF gene encoding LPS export ABC transporter permease LptF, giving the protein MKNFNIINRYIFRELLSPFFISLFFLTFVFLMTRIPEITNMVVNYNADISSVGLMVVYTLPRFLEFTIPMSVMISILLTFMRMSGENEIVALKGAGVSLYKLLPPVLLFCLSGVLLSLWITVFGVSWGKLSLKTKMIEIAGSNMDIAIQERQFNSKIENILIYVSHVDMSTKIMKDVFIEDRRTKGIVSICVSPSGKLIRPENGQIYTIRLYDGVINQVDINEKTVSNIEFGSYDINIDLNSLNKVNNKISKDLDEISLVDLVGSIRSGIKDKALLTEALMELHEKFSIPFACLSLGFLAFPLGIQAASLRRSSGFGLGLFFFFLYYFLLAAGWSAGETGNYPPIICMWLPNFLIGGVGVYFFVRNAKEKPVQLPGFVRKAGLVLKQKFARKI; this is encoded by the coding sequence ATGAAAAATTTTAATATTATAAACAGATATATTTTCAGGGAACTTCTGTCTCCTTTTTTCATCAGTCTGTTTTTTCTGACATTTGTTTTTCTGATGACACGGATACCGGAAATTACCAATATGGTTGTGAACTATAATGCTGATATTTCATCTGTTGGTCTTATGGTTGTTTATACGCTTCCAAGATTTCTGGAATTTACCATTCCCATGTCTGTTATGATATCAATTCTTTTGACGTTTATGCGCATGTCAGGAGAAAATGAGATTGTTGCATTAAAAGGCGCGGGTGTATCTCTTTATAAACTGCTGCCGCCGGTACTGTTATTTTGCTTGTCAGGGGTTTTATTGAGTCTGTGGATCACGGTCTTCGGGGTATCCTGGGGAAAATTATCTTTAAAAACAAAGATGATTGAAATTGCCGGATCAAACATGGATATAGCAATTCAGGAACGGCAGTTTAATTCTAAAATTGAAAATATCCTGATTTATGTTTCTCATGTGGATATGAGTACAAAAATAATGAAAGATGTTTTTATTGAAGACAGGAGAACAAAAGGTATTGTAAGCATCTGTGTTTCCCCTTCAGGAAAATTGATCCGGCCTGAGAATGGGCAGATCTATACCATAAGGCTTTATGATGGCGTGATCAATCAGGTGGATATCAATGAAAAAACGGTGAGCAATATTGAATTTGGAAGTTATGATATCAATATTGATTTGAACAGCTTGAACAAAGTAAATAATAAGATATCAAAAGACCTGGATGAGATAAGTCTGGTTGATCTGGTAGGTTCGATCCGGTCGGGTATTAAAGATAAGGCACTTCTGACTGAAGCCTTGATGGAACTTCATGAAAAATTTTCAATTCCCTTTGCCTGTCTTTCCTTAGGTTTTCTTGCCTTTCCTTTGGGGATTCAGGCAGCTTCCCTTAGAAGGTCTTCAGGATTCGGGCTGGGGCTTTTCTTTTTTTTTCTTTATTATTTTCTTCTGGCAGCAGGATGGTCAGCCGGGGAAACAGGAAATTATCCGCCAATTATCTGTATGTGGCTGCCCAATTTCCTGATTGGGGGCGTGGGTGTTTATTTTTTTGTCCGTAATGCAAAGGAAAAACCTGTCCAATTACCCGGATTTGTAAGAAAGGCTGGTCTGGTGTTAAAACAAAAATTTGCAAGAAAAATATAA
- a CDS encoding ribonuclease H-like domain-containing protein: MLVNTFIHIPGIGPVTEKKIWQSNVLTWKDYNCFSCLNLSVSKIEDIKRFAKESTQHLENNHPGFFEAQLPSNQHFRLFPEFRHSCAYLDIETTGLETSSQITTIALYNGKDIKYFVQGKNLGAFLDEIKNYKILITYNGRSFDIPFIEEYFNVKLPHAQIDLRYILQHLGFKGGLKKCEKALGMDREDLDGVDGYFAILLWNEYQLNNNDKALETLLAYNIEDVINLETLMIKSYNLNIQNTPFFNTHTIEEPPKPKNPFKADLKTIQRLKHKYY; encoded by the coding sequence ATGCTCGTAAATACATTTATTCATATCCCGGGGATCGGGCCTGTAACAGAAAAAAAAATATGGCAGTCCAATGTATTAACCTGGAAGGATTACAACTGTTTTTCTTGTTTAAACCTGTCTGTCTCAAAGATTGAAGATATAAAAAGATTTGCAAAAGAATCCACTCAACATCTGGAAAATAATCACCCCGGCTTTTTTGAAGCACAACTCCCCTCAAATCAGCATTTCAGGCTGTTTCCGGAATTCAGGCACTCCTGCGCCTACCTGGACATTGAAACAACTGGCCTGGAAACATCTTCACAGATCACAACCATTGCCCTGTACAACGGCAAGGATATCAAATATTTTGTTCAAGGAAAAAATCTTGGCGCTTTTTTAGATGAAATTAAAAATTACAAGATCCTTATCACATACAATGGCAGAAGTTTTGATATTCCGTTCATTGAAGAATACTTTAACGTAAAACTGCCCCACGCCCAGATTGACTTACGGTATATACTGCAACATCTCGGATTCAAAGGGGGATTAAAAAAATGTGAAAAAGCTTTGGGTATGGACAGGGAAGACCTGGATGGTGTGGACGGATATTTTGCTATACTGTTATGGAACGAGTATCAACTCAATAACAATGATAAAGCACTTGAAACGCTGTTAGCGTATAATATTGAAGATGTTATCAATCTTGAAACTTTGATGATCAAATCCTATAATTTGAACATCCAAAACACCCCGTTTTTTAACACCCATACGATAGAAGAACCGCCCAAACCAAAAAATCCGTTTAAAGCAGATCTGAAAACCATTCAAAGGTTAAAACACAAATACTACTAA
- a CDS encoding IscA/HesB family protein produces MIELTDPAKTQINDYFQGREPTPIRIFLNSGGUGGPSLAMALDEPKDTDDSFDVKGLKFVVDKEFMEKAETIKIDFTGMGFHLDSNMDLGQSGCSSCGSGGSCGD; encoded by the coding sequence ATGATTGAGTTAACAGATCCTGCAAAAACGCAGATCAATGACTATTTCCAGGGCAGGGAACCCACTCCCATTAGAATTTTTCTTAACTCAGGCGGCTGAGGTGGTCCCTCGCTTGCTATGGCTCTGGATGAGCCAAAAGATACGGATGACAGCTTTGATGTTAAAGGCTTGAAATTTGTTGTTGATAAAGAATTTATGGAAAAAGCTGAAACTATTAAAATTGATTTTACCGGGATGGGATTTCATCTCGACTCCAATATGGATCTGGGACAATCAGGATGCTCCAGTTGCGGTTCTGGTGGTTCCTGCGGAGATTAG
- a CDS encoding 3-deoxy-D-manno-octulosonic acid transferase, whose product MRFGFSTGLTPKQPGKKRLWIHALSVGEVISAVPFVRALKEHRIGLDIVFTASTKTGFDMANQLFLKDNTRLPDQSAEQLVDQLGYFPFDLGYCVKKISRQINPDAVVIVETDLWPNFLYEMKKNKIPVMLINARLSKRSLKGYLLFKNFSSMFFSSLIVIMAQTPLDKKRFQRLGIDEKKILVAGNIKFDQPFEDMDERGLDAMRDRFGIQKNTQVLVAGSTHDGEEKLLCNIYKKSKKNFPGLLMILAPRDTKRCSAIKSYFLSREVHTVFLSTLDSLKEMDNPEKMNDTRDCPDVVLVDKMGELSRLYAICDVAFVGGSMVRQGGHNPLEAAAFSKPVLFGPDMSDFLMISTLMMDHGGAKMVESEQNLGKEIEILLKDKQIRQQMGRRNFEIFSQNSGAVQRIIQQMECLDIV is encoded by the coding sequence TTGCGCTTCGGTTTCAGTACCGGTTTAACACCGAAACAGCCAGGCAAAAAAAGACTCTGGATTCATGCGCTTTCAGTGGGAGAGGTCATATCTGCCGTGCCATTTGTCAGGGCATTAAAAGAACATCGCATAGGCTTGGATATTGTTTTTACAGCATCAACCAAGACAGGGTTTGATATGGCAAATCAATTGTTTTTAAAAGACAATACCCGGTTGCCGGACCAATCAGCGGAGCAATTAGTGGATCAATTGGGATATTTCCCGTTTGATCTGGGGTATTGTGTAAAAAAAATAAGTCGGCAAATCAATCCTGATGCCGTGGTTATTGTTGAAACCGACTTGTGGCCTAATTTTTTATATGAAATGAAGAAAAATAAAATTCCGGTGATGTTAATTAATGCCAGGCTGTCAAAGCGCTCATTAAAGGGATATCTGTTGTTTAAAAATTTTTCATCCATGTTTTTTTCTTCTTTAATCGTGATTATGGCTCAAACCCCATTGGATAAAAAACGGTTTCAACGTTTGGGTATTGATGAGAAAAAAATATTGGTTGCCGGAAATATCAAGTTTGATCAACCCTTTGAAGATATGGATGAGCGAGGTTTAGACGCCATGAGGGACCGCTTTGGTATTCAAAAGAACACACAGGTGTTGGTTGCCGGCAGCACCCATGACGGAGAAGAAAAGCTTCTTTGCAACATATATAAAAAATCAAAGAAAAATTTCCCCGGGCTTTTGATGATCCTTGCCCCAAGGGATACCAAAAGATGTTCGGCCATAAAATCGTATTTTTTATCCCGTGAGGTTCATACAGTCTTTCTGTCAACACTGGACAGCCTTAAAGAAATGGATAATCCTGAAAAAATGAATGACACCAGGGATTGTCCGGATGTTGTCCTGGTGGATAAAATGGGAGAACTCTCCCGGCTTTATGCCATTTGTGATGTGGCATTTGTCGGGGGATCAATGGTTAGGCAGGGGGGGCATAACCCTTTGGAGGCAGCAGCTTTTTCCAAGCCTGTTCTTTTCGGGCCTGACATGTCGGATTTTCTGATGATTTCAACCCTGATGATGGATCACGGGGGAGCCAAAATGGTGGAATCTGAACAAAACTTAGGAAAAGAAATTGAAATCTTGTTAAAAGACAAGCAGATCCGGCAGCAGATGGGCAGACGAAATTTTGAAATTTTTTCACAAAATTCCGGTGCGGTTCAGCGAATCATACAGCAGATGGAGTGTCTTGATATTGTTTGA
- a CDS encoding lysophospholipid acyltransferase family protein has product MNNDIIYKLIKLSITMFSMLPRTVLRFFSDLLGLIWYKADKRHRNVALENINFAYPEQFSSAQTQRFVKNVFKHIANILFEVIWSYRKTRKDLFEYFTVKGVRHIENAQKKGRGVILLSGHIGNFELCSAAVAKVGIAPYGVYRKFDFQPLERFVLKVRQRFGTKMIPLKGASKKIDIILKNNGVVGTLLDQNVDWYDGVFVDYFGRTTCTNKGLAKLVLRSKAAVIPMFMVKKNKNYILEFLPEIPLQITGDNIKDLENNTQNYVAAIESMVRKCPEQYFWVHNRWKTKSYCNFPQK; this is encoded by the coding sequence ATGAATAATGACATCATATACAAGCTGATAAAGCTGAGCATCACTATGTTTTCAATGCTCCCAAGAACAGTGTTAAGGTTTTTTTCAGATCTGTTGGGGCTTATCTGGTATAAGGCGGATAAGCGCCACAGAAATGTTGCGCTTGAAAATATTAATTTTGCCTATCCTGAACAGTTCTCCTCGGCACAAACTCAAAGATTTGTAAAGAATGTGTTTAAACATATTGCAAATATTCTTTTTGAGGTCATCTGGTCCTATCGGAAAACACGGAAGGATTTGTTTGAATATTTTACGGTTAAAGGTGTCAGGCATATTGAAAATGCTCAAAAAAAAGGCAGGGGGGTTATCCTTTTGTCCGGGCATATCGGCAATTTTGAACTTTGCAGTGCAGCCGTTGCAAAGGTGGGTATCGCACCCTATGGTGTTTATCGAAAATTTGATTTTCAACCTCTGGAAAGGTTTGTTCTCAAAGTCAGACAACGATTTGGAACGAAAATGATCCCTTTAAAGGGCGCTTCTAAAAAAATTGACATAATTTTAAAAAATAATGGTGTTGTCGGAACCTTGCTGGATCAGAATGTAGACTGGTATGATGGAGTGTTTGTCGATTATTTTGGAAGAACTACCTGTACTAATAAAGGCCTTGCAAAACTTGTTTTACGATCAAAAGCTGCTGTTATTCCGATGTTCATGGTCAAAAAAAATAAAAATTATATTCTGGAGTTTTTACCGGAAATTCCTTTGCAGATCACAGGGGATAATATCAAAGATCTTGAAAACAATACCCAGAACTATGTAGCTGCTATAGAGTCAATGGTAAGAAAATGCCCTGAACAATATTTCTGGGTTCACAATCGTTGGAAGACCAAATCTTACTGCAATTTTCCCCAAAAATAA
- the lptG gene encoding LPS export ABC transporter permease LptG, with the protein MTCLHKYWLKEFAKFFFIIQLVILVLFVFIDYLSRMERFLNSDITLVGALGYVLLKVPFMFVQLTPASILLATITVFGLMNRNNELLAIRSSGISIYFFVKPAILVSVMLALLMFFFGETLIPISMARVNYLKYQVIQKKHNILSARKDIWIKSENKMIHINFYDPVHQAVADITITSLNKNFGLESRIDAQKGVFKDGKWLFENIIEQIHAKNSMEYDVKLSDKKTIPLAVQPEDLVEILKKSDEMSFSELKKYVGKVEAEGYDATTYKVDLNAKIAFPFICIIMALTGAATGMRSFVKNNIPVAIAIGVVIAFMYWIMYGFCLSLGYGTILPPVISAWTANLFFLCLGILYLINTE; encoded by the coding sequence ATGACATGTCTGCATAAATACTGGTTAAAGGAATTTGCTAAATTTTTTTTTATCATTCAATTGGTGATTCTGGTGTTGTTTGTATTTATTGATTATCTGTCCAGAATGGAACGGTTTTTAAATTCCGATATTACACTGGTTGGCGCCCTGGGATATGTTTTATTGAAAGTTCCGTTCATGTTTGTGCAATTGACACCGGCAAGTATTTTGCTTGCAACAATAACGGTTTTTGGATTGATGAACAGAAACAATGAGCTTTTAGCCATCAGATCCAGTGGTATCAGCATTTATTTTTTTGTAAAACCGGCAATCCTGGTAAGTGTGATGCTTGCATTACTCATGTTTTTTTTCGGGGAAACCCTTATTCCAATTTCCATGGCCAGGGTAAATTATTTAAAATACCAGGTGATACAAAAAAAACACAATATATTGTCTGCAAGAAAAGATATATGGATAAAGTCTGAAAACAAAATGATCCACATCAATTTTTATGATCCGGTTCACCAGGCTGTTGCAGACATAACAATCACTTCGTTAAACAAAAATTTTGGTCTTGAATCAAGAATAGATGCTCAAAAAGGAGTTTTCAAGGATGGAAAATGGTTGTTTGAAAATATTATTGAGCAGATTCATGCAAAAAATTCAATGGAGTATGATGTAAAATTAAGTGATAAGAAGACCATTCCCCTGGCAGTTCAGCCGGAAGATCTTGTAGAGATTTTGAAAAAATCTGATGAGATGAGCTTTTCCGAGTTGAAAAAATATGTCGGCAAGGTTGAAGCAGAAGGATATGATGCAACAACTTATAAGGTTGATTTGAACGCAAAGATTGCCTTCCCCTTTATTTGTATCATTATGGCACTGACAGGTGCGGCCACGGGCATGCGCTCCTTTGTAAAGAATAATATTCCGGTGGCCATCGCCATCGGTGTTGTTATCGCATTCATGTATTGGATCATGTATGGATTTTGTCTCTCTCTGGGATATGGAACCATTCTGCCTCCGGTTATCAGCGCCTGGACAGCCAATCTTTTTTTCTTATGTCTTGGAATTCTTTATTTGATCAACACGGAATAA
- a CDS encoding flagellar basal body-associated FliL family protein encodes MKRFVFNFVLFLICVFFLISITACKEEQKVQNELAVGNWVHVKNRTYILLILNPKGEWQSSIRIADASSKIVEAKGNAKGMWYIEKEQMIFTVTESDIEDVWEKNATIFFDIIELTETLIRLKDESGRIWVWGPTTSRKSGASEDDLTSVIPMGVVAVNLNKNRSNDKDRYLCLNLNLILKELMPGQKMPPIHPKAREAAIIFFSSLVFNDVKDFDRIKQQIVKLMDVLNPYLDGFVKEISIEHVLVATEIDKVEEFIIEHDLTNEPVSEAGEEGKEGSEGK; translated from the coding sequence ATGAAAAGATTTGTCTTTAATTTTGTTTTATTTTTGATTTGTGTTTTTTTTCTTATTTCCATTACCGCCTGCAAAGAGGAACAAAAAGTTCAAAATGAACTGGCTGTAGGAAATTGGGTACACGTTAAGAACAGAACCTATATTCTTTTGATTCTCAATCCAAAGGGAGAATGGCAATCTTCAATCAGGATTGCTGATGCAAGCTCAAAGATTGTTGAAGCCAAAGGGAATGCAAAAGGAATGTGGTATATTGAAAAAGAGCAGATGATTTTTACTGTTACAGAGTCGGATATTGAAGATGTCTGGGAAAAAAATGCCACCATTTTTTTTGATATTATTGAATTAACTGAAACGCTAATCAGGCTCAAGGATGAATCCGGCCGTATCTGGGTTTGGGGTCCTACAACTTCTCGCAAATCCGGTGCATCTGAAGATGATTTGACTTCAGTGATACCTATGGGAGTTGTTGCGGTCAATTTGAATAAAAACAGATCAAATGATAAAGACCGTTATTTGTGTTTAAACCTGAATCTGATACTCAAGGAACTTATGCCCGGCCAGAAAATGCCTCCCATTCATCCCAAAGCCCGTGAAGCTGCTATTATTTTTTTTAGTTCCCTTGTATTCAATGATGTTAAGGACTTTGACCGTATCAAACAGCAGATCGTAAAACTTATGGATGTTTTAAATCCTTACCTGGACGGTTTTGTTAAAGAGATTTCAATTGAACATGTTCTTGTGGCAACTGAAATTGACAAAGTGGAAGAATTCATCATAGAACATGACCTGACAAATGAACCGGTTTCTGAGGCGGGTGAAGAAGGAAAAGAAGGATCTGAAGGAAAATAA
- a CDS encoding thiamine diphosphokinase, whose amino-acid sequence MKCVIIANGDFEYTNDIARVIADAQMIICADGGAGHLKALNILPHVMIGDFDSVNPNDKQFFKEQNVKILPFPPRKNQTDSELCVSYALEKNATDITLLGVTGTRLDHTLANIFLLKKLARKNILARIINKHNQIYMVTAFIELKGQPGDLLSVIPITEKATGVTLTGLEYPLTNANIEMGSSLGISNCFKQTTATVCIEKGILIVTKSKD is encoded by the coding sequence ATGAAATGTGTAATAATAGCCAATGGTGATTTTGAATACACAAACGATATTGCACGCGTGATTGCTGATGCTCAAATGATCATCTGTGCCGATGGGGGGGCCGGGCACTTAAAAGCATTGAATATTTTACCCCATGTCATGATAGGTGATTTTGACTCTGTTAATCCAAATGATAAACAATTTTTTAAAGAGCAAAACGTAAAAATACTCCCCTTTCCCCCAAGAAAAAACCAAACAGATTCTGAGCTTTGTGTGTCATACGCTCTTGAAAAAAATGCAACCGACATAACCTTGTTAGGCGTCACCGGAACCCGTCTGGATCACACCCTGGCCAATATTTTTCTTTTAAAAAAACTTGCCCGGAAAAATATCCTGGCCAGAATTATCAATAAACATAATCAAATTTATATGGTAACAGCTTTTATAGAACTGAAAGGACAACCAGGAGACTTGTTGTCCGTGATTCCCATTACAGAAAAAGCAACCGGAGTAACGCTTACAGGACTTGAGTATCCTCTTACAAATGCAAACATTGAAATGGGATCTTCTCTTGGAATCAGCAATTGTTTTAAGCAGACAACTGCAACGGTTTGCATTGAAAAAGGGATTTTGATCGTAACCAAATCAAAAGATTAG
- the galE gene encoding UDP-glucose 4-epimerase GalE, with protein sequence MKLLVTGGAGYIGSHTCVELLNENHDVVVLDNLSNSSEESLNRVKQITKKSLEFYKADLLNKQQIAAVFAEHKIDAVIHFAGLKAVGESVSIPLKYFHNNITGTLNLLEVMTEFNVKNIVFSSSATVYGDPASLPITEEFPLSATNPYGRTKLMIEEILKDLYHSDKSWNIALLRYFNPVGAHQSGDIGEDPLGIPNNLVPYIAQVAMGFLPRLSVFGNDYDTPDGTGVRDFIHVVDLALGHVKTLPKLLTHKGLMIYNLGTGQGYSVLEMIKGFEKASGKKIPYKIVDRRPGDIAACWADPAKAKKALGWEASKTLADMCQDTWNWQKKNPSGYRQNIK encoded by the coding sequence ATGAAACTACTGGTAACCGGTGGTGCCGGATATATCGGAAGCCACACCTGTGTTGAACTTTTAAATGAAAACCATGATGTCGTTGTCCTGGATAATCTTTCCAATAGTTCTGAAGAATCCTTGAACAGGGTAAAACAAATTACCAAAAAATCACTGGAATTCTACAAAGCAGATCTTTTGAATAAACAACAGATTGCAGCTGTTTTTGCTGAACATAAAATAGATGCGGTCATTCATTTTGCCGGACTAAAAGCCGTGGGGGAATCCGTATCAATCCCGCTGAAATATTTTCACAACAATATCACCGGCACCTTGAACCTGCTTGAAGTCATGACTGAATTTAATGTAAAAAACATTGTGTTCTCATCGTCTGCAACGGTTTACGGAGATCCGGCTTCCCTTCCCATAACAGAAGAGTTTCCCCTGTCGGCAACCAATCCATATGGCCGGACAAAGCTGATGATAGAAGAGATACTCAAAGATCTTTACCACTCGGATAAAAGCTGGAACATTGCGTTGTTAAGATATTTTAACCCTGTGGGCGCCCATCAAAGCGGTGATATCGGAGAAGACCCGCTTGGCATTCCAAATAATCTAGTACCTTATATTGCCCAGGTAGCCATGGGATTCTTACCTCGACTCAGTGTCTTTGGAAATGATTATGACACCCCGGACGGCACCGGTGTAAGAGACTTTATCCATGTGGTGGACCTGGCATTGGGCCATGTCAAAACCCTGCCCAAGCTGTTGACCCATAAGGGTCTGATGATTTATAACCTGGGAACCGGTCAGGGCTATTCAGTACTTGAAATGATCAAAGGATTTGAAAAGGCAAGCGGTAAAAAAATTCCTTATAAAATTGTGGACAGAAGACCCGGTGATATCGCTGCCTGCTGGGCTGATCCTGCCAAAGCAAAAAAAGCGCTTGGATGGGAAGCAAGCAAAACACTTGCCGACATGTGCCAGGATACCTGGAACTGGCAGAAAAAAAATCCAAGCGGATACCGGCAAAACATAAAATAA